A stretch of the Planktothricoides raciborskii GIHE-MW2 genome encodes the following:
- a CDS encoding 2-oxoisovalerate dehydrogenase E1 subunit beta yields the protein MNEIIFLVELDLESGYIAKALGESIITQADDLETLKTEIKDAVRCHFPDEALRPKIIRLHIVQEEVIAS from the coding sequence ATGAATGAAATTATTTTTTTGGTAGAACTTGATCTCGAATCTGGATATATTGCCAAAGCCCTAGGGGAATCGATTATTACCCAAGCTGATGATTTGGAAACTCTCAAGACAGAAATTAAAGATGCCGTTCGCTGTCATTTTCCTGATGAAGCATTACGGCCTAAAATAATTAGGCTGCATATTGTCCAAGAGGAGGTGATTGCATCGTGA
- a CDS encoding CoxE, whose translation MQVNDLPLRDLFDHLREVGFVLGIDDYQMLLQSLMAGFGLADKQALGRLCKTLWVKSQKESEIFDYYFDAYFKSYFIEGMGEPILKETVALTPILPPNVPQKTEDNLTSDTSKPELQPITDSSPSPSPSPSPSPSPSPSPSLKKDEQSVTGLTQDFVVNTDTDLAPEIPLKFQDEVQVAKSKQREFSYLLLADYLPVTGREMKQNWRYLRRTIREGPKVEVDVVATIKQISQEGFFLNPVLVPRRFNRVELVLLLDIDGSMVAFHRLGDRIKETAMRGGRLGRSQVYYFHNCPVNFLYRDRARLDYLTIDKVLDRLSPIYSSVLIFSDAGAARGGYSEERLEFTEKFIRQLREKLRYMAWLNPVPQDRWAGTSAGLIAQFMPMFECDKIGLKNAIKVLRGNLVITG comes from the coding sequence ATGCAAGTTAATGATTTGCCTTTGCGAGATTTGTTCGATCACCTCCGGGAGGTTGGCTTTGTTTTGGGCATTGATGACTATCAAATGTTGCTACAATCTTTGATGGCGGGTTTTGGTTTAGCTGACAAACAGGCTTTAGGGAGATTGTGCAAAACTTTATGGGTTAAGTCCCAGAAAGAAAGCGAGATTTTTGACTATTATTTTGACGCTTACTTTAAGAGTTATTTTATCGAGGGAATGGGAGAACCAATTCTTAAGGAAACGGTGGCATTAACCCCAATTTTACCCCCAAATGTTCCGCAAAAAACTGAGGATAATTTAACTTCAGATACTTCAAAGCCAGAACTACAACCAATAACCGATTCTAGTCCGTCACCGAGTCCATCACCGAGTCCGTCACCGAGTCCATCACCCAGTCCGTCATTGAAAAAAGATGAGCAATCTGTTACAGGATTGACTCAGGATTTTGTCGTAAATACGGATACGGATTTGGCGCCAGAAATTCCTTTAAAATTTCAGGATGAGGTACAGGTTGCCAAAAGCAAACAAAGGGAGTTCAGTTATCTTTTGTTGGCGGATTATTTGCCGGTGACGGGTCGGGAGATGAAACAAAATTGGCGTTATTTACGCCGCACAATCCGCGAAGGCCCAAAGGTTGAAGTGGATGTGGTAGCGACGATAAAACAGATTTCTCAAGAGGGATTTTTCTTGAATCCCGTGTTAGTTCCCCGACGATTTAATCGAGTGGAATTGGTTTTGTTGTTGGATATTGATGGTTCAATGGTGGCATTTCATCGGTTGGGAGATAGAATTAAGGAAACGGCAATGCGGGGGGGACGGTTAGGTCGATCGCAGGTGTATTATTTCCACAATTGTCCGGTGAATTTTCTCTATCGCGATCGCGCCCGATTAGACTATTTAACGATTGATAAAGTGTTGGATAGATTATCGCCGATATATTCCTCTGTATTGATTTTTAGTGATGCCGGGGCAGCCCGGGGAGGCTATAGTGAAGAAAGACTAGAATTTACGGAAAAATTTATCCGGCAGTTGCGAGAAAAGTTACGCTATATGGCGTGGTTGAACCCGGTTCCCCAAGACCGTTGGGCTGGGACAAGTGCGGGATTAATTGCTCAGTTTATGCCTATGTTTGAATGCGATAAAATTGGTTTAAAAAATGCCATTAAAGTGTTACGGGGTAATTTGGTAATTACTGGTTAA
- a CDS encoding HEAT repeat domain-containing protein, which translates to MKLDAAQRRIAAFKKRFSDAHVYLAYHAALPLALTPDLLYCIWGNFQRDIEQKPLGIPWIAVSDLILSSLCDEVGDELYEMDSTVRQELLNQFKNHPKFTEKRLQEVAGLLLAYVRRDLDHPDFYYKDFAESQTWAALAYINPQESVRRLVAAFERALGENPADLMRLVSLTEMLHQPIPEFEKLLIFARAMGHYRRKRYEEAKGEVIQLTIKGDRVDLGNNITISIPPELLELIASPPDTPQDEATQNQIAELLKVIETTHSESTRWQAIESLGKIGQGNPAAIAGLVKVIETTQNEYTRRQAAETLGKIGQGIPIVIAGLVKLIETTQDQYTRIQAAESLWKIDPGNPGAIAGLVKVIQTTQDDNIRIQAAVSLGKIGQGNLEAIAGLVKVIQTTQDDNIRIQAAVSLGKIGQGNLEAIAGLVKVIQTTQDDNIRIQAAVSLEEIDPGNPGAIAGLVKVIETTQDQYTRIQAAESLWKIDPGNPGAIAGLVKVIQTTQNEYIRRLAIRSLEKIGQGNQEAIAGLLKVIETTRNENTRREAIESLGKIGQGNQEAIAGLLKVIETTQDENTRLQAAESLEKIGQGNQEAIAGLVKVIKTTPNEYIRRLAIRSLEKIGQGNQEAIAGLLKVIQTTQNKYTRIQAAESLWKIDPGNLEAIAGLVKVIKTTRNEYTRGEAAESLGKIDPGNLEAIAGLVKVIKTTQNKNIRLRAIESLRKIDPGNPHL; encoded by the coding sequence ATGAAACTTGATGCTGCCCAACGGCGAATTGCTGCTTTTAAAAAAAGGTTTAGTGATGCCCATGTTTATTTAGCTTACCATGCGGCTTTACCCTTGGCTTTAACCCCGGATTTACTCTATTGTATCTGGGGAAATTTTCAACGAGATATTGAGCAGAAACCGCTAGGGATTCCTTGGATTGCGGTTTCTGATTTAATTCTTTCTAGTCTTTGTGATGAGGTGGGGGATGAACTTTATGAAATGGATAGTACAGTTCGTCAAGAGTTGCTGAACCAGTTTAAAAATCATCCTAAGTTTACGGAAAAACGCTTGCAAGAAGTGGCGGGGTTGTTGCTGGCTTATGTACGGCGGGATTTAGATCATCCTGATTTCTATTATAAAGATTTTGCGGAGTCTCAAACTTGGGCGGCTTTAGCTTATATTAATCCGCAAGAGTCCGTGAGACGGTTGGTGGCAGCTTTTGAACGGGCGCTTGGAGAGAATCCAGCGGATTTAATGCGCTTGGTTTCTCTGACGGAAATGCTGCATCAACCGATTCCAGAGTTTGAAAAGTTACTGATTTTTGCCCGCGCAATGGGGCATTATCGCCGCAAGAGATATGAGGAGGCAAAAGGTGAAGTTATTCAGTTAACGATTAAAGGCGATCGAGTTGATTTGGGGAATAATATTACTATCTCTATTCCCCCAGAGTTGTTGGAACTGATTGCCAGTCCCCCGGATACTCCCCAGGATGAAGCAACTCAGAATCAAATCGCTGAGTTGCTTAAAGTTATCGAAACTACTCATAGTGAATCTACCCGTTGGCAAGCGATAGAGAGTTTAGGGAAAATCGGACAAGGCAATCCAGCGGCGATCGCGGGTTTGGTTAAAGTTATTGAAACTACTCAGAATGAATATACCCGTAGGCAGGCAGCCGAGACTTTAGGGAAAATCGGACAAGGCATTCCTATTGTGATCGCGGGTTTGGTTAAACTTATCGAAACTACTCAGGATCAATATACCCGGATTCAGGCAGCAGAGAGTTTATGGAAAATCGATCCAGGCAATCCAGGGGCGATCGCGGGTTTGGTTAAAGTTATCCAAACTACTCAGGATGACAATATCCGTATTCAGGCAGCAGTGAGTTTAGGGAAAATCGGACAAGGCAATCTAGAGGCGATCGCGGGTTTGGTTAAAGTTATCCAAACTACTCAGGATGACAATATCCGTATTCAGGCAGCAGTGAGTTTAGGGAAAATCGGACAAGGCAATCTAGAGGCGATCGCGGGTTTGGTTAAAGTTATCCAAACTACTCAGGATGACAATATCCGTATTCAGGCAGCAGTGAGTTTAGAGGAAATCGATCCAGGCAATCCAGGGGCGATCGCGGGTTTGGTTAAAGTTATCGAAACTACTCAGGATCAATATACCCGGATTCAGGCAGCAGAGAGTTTATGGAAAATCGATCCAGGCAATCCAGGGGCGATCGCGGGTTTGGTTAAAGTTATCCAAACTACTCAGAATGAATATATCCGTAGGCTGGCAATTCGGAGTTTAGAGAAAATCGGACAAGGCAATCAAGAGGCGATCGCGGGTTTGCTTAAAGTTATCGAAACCACTCGAAATGAAAATACCCGTAGGGAGGCAATTGAGAGTTTAGGGAAAATCGGACAAGGCAATCAAGAGGCGATCGCGGGTTTGCTTAAAGTTATCGAAACTACTCAGGATGAAAATACCCGTTTGCAAGCAGCAGAGAGTTTAGAGAAAATCGGACAAGGCAATCAAGAGGCGATCGCGGGTTTGGTTAAAGTTATCAAAACTACTCCGAATGAATATATCCGTAGGCTGGCAATTCGGAGTTTAGAGAAAATCGGACAAGGCAATCAAGAGGCGATCGCGGGTTTGCTTAAAGTTATCCAAACTACTCAGAATAAATATACCCGGATTCAGGCAGCAGAGAGTTTATGGAAAATCGATCCAGGCAATCTAGAGGCGATCGCGGGTTTGGTTAAAGTTATCAAAACTACTCGGAATGAATATACCCGTGGGGAGGCAGCAGAGAGTTTAGGGAAAATCGATCCAGGCAATCTAGAGGCGATCGCGGGTTTGGTTAAAGTTATCAAAACTACTCAGAATAAAAATATCCGTTTGCGAGCGATAGAGAGTTTAAGAAAAATAGACCCTGGAAATCCTCATTTATAA
- a CDS encoding DUF58 domain-containing protein, with protein sequence MNHSDRISTKKAREKIRHKIANWLETRWATPAYAGWLLLALAIFFFGAATNTMSGWLYVISGVTIALLSIAAVLPVRSLRSLQLHRISTQPISAGDDLRIEIEITNPTSQPKTLLQIQDILPWVLGEPVTTAIEEIPANQVYRWVYYQPTQRRGVYHWHEVQLRTGTPLGLFWCRRSRQVPATAIVYPKVLPLNTCPLIENIGDQETNQNQSDRRFHNANEGITRNLRPYRYGDPIRMVHWRSSARYGELRVRELETSTGGQEVAIALDSGSPWNFDYFEQAVIAAASLYFYASRNQMNVRLWTATTGLVHGNRRVLETLAATNAQEPTSAELPSIPVIWLTQNPESLNNLPPGSRWVFWPNLEAKKPGFYKNVGGVAEIIQRNPVSHQTFPGIQIDPERSLQLQLQSRSK encoded by the coding sequence ATGAATCACAGCGATCGCATCTCTACCAAAAAAGCCCGTGAGAAAATCCGCCACAAAATTGCCAACTGGCTGGAAACTCGGTGGGCCACACCCGCTTATGCCGGTTGGTTACTGTTGGCTTTGGCGATTTTCTTCTTTGGGGCGGCTACTAATACTATGTCCGGTTGGTTGTATGTGATTAGTGGGGTGACGATCGCACTTTTATCGATCGCTGCGGTGTTGCCCGTGCGATCGCTGCGTTCTTTGCAACTTCACCGTATTTCTACTCAACCCATTAGCGCGGGGGATGACCTCAGAATTGAAATAGAAATTACCAATCCTACGTCCCAACCGAAAACTCTATTACAAATCCAAGATATTTTACCTTGGGTCTTGGGCGAACCCGTAACCACCGCGATCGAAGAAATTCCCGCAAATCAGGTTTATCGCTGGGTTTATTATCAACCAACCCAACGACGGGGAGTTTACCATTGGCATGAAGTCCAACTGAGAACCGGAACTCCTTTGGGCTTATTTTGGTGTCGGCGATCGCGCCAAGTCCCGGCAACGGCGATCGTTTATCCCAAAGTTTTACCCTTAAACACCTGTCCCCTGATCGAAAATATCGGCGATCAAGAAACCAACCAAAATCAAAGCGATCGCCGATTCCATAACGCCAACGAAGGAATCACCCGGAACCTGAGACCCTACCGCTATGGCGATCCGATCCGCATGGTTCACTGGCGTAGTAGTGCGCGTTACGGAGAACTCCGCGTCCGAGAATTAGAAACTTCCACCGGGGGACAAGAAGTAGCGATCGCCCTTGATAGTGGCAGTCCGTGGAATTTTGACTACTTTGAACAAGCGGTCATTGCCGCTGCCTCGCTATATTTTTACGCCAGTCGAAATCAAATGAATGTCCGACTTTGGACTGCCACCACAGGTTTAGTTCATGGCAACCGCCGAGTTTTGGAAACTTTAGCCGCCACCAATGCCCAAGAACCGACCTCAGCAGAATTACCCAGTATTCCTGTAATTTGGCTCACCCAAAATCCAGAAAGTCTTAATAATTTACCTCCGGGCAGTCGTTGGGTATTCTGGCCGAACTTAGAGGCAAAGAAACCGGGTTTCTATAAGAATGTTGGTGGGGTGGCAGAGATTATACAAAGAAACCCGGTTTCTCATCAGACTTTCCCCGGCATCCAAATTGACCCAGAGCGATCGCTGCAACTGCAACTGCAATCGAGGAGCAAATAA
- a CDS encoding type II toxin-antitoxin system HicA family toxin: MKLPRDLSGQDLVKSLKIFGYEVSHQTGSHIRLTTQQQGEHHITIPAHNPLKIGTLNAILKDVANHLGLDREELRNQLFS; the protein is encoded by the coding sequence GTGAAATTACCTAGGGATCTATCCGGTCAAGATTTAGTCAAATCTCTCAAAATATTTGGTTATGAGGTTAGCCATCAAACCGGGAGCCATATTCGATTAACTACACAGCAACAGGGAGAACATCACATTACTATTCCGGCTCATAATCCTTTAAAAATTGGTACATTAAATGCCATTTTAAAAGATGTAGCGAATCACTTGGGTTTAGATCGAGAAGAGTTACGAAATCAATTATTTAGTTAA